A window from Ananas comosus cultivar F153 unplaced genomic scaffold, ASM154086v1, whole genome shotgun sequence encodes these proteins:
- the LOC109704773 gene encoding pentatricopeptide repeat-containing protein At2g46050, mitochondrial-like produces MLKSKIQNHHLTAMLSISISLSSACSLFDEMPQRPKTPPNKMAQQFHSPMVHAKDYNVPSLSHNLSSKFSSTMLPLKRRAILHLLRSRIRENDILTAMQLHSPVLKYGYSSDVYVASVLVDAYAKCGFVEDAHKVFVDISVRDLVLWNVMVSCYALNGLGEESLKVFVLMRLKGFFGDGFTFSSLLSACSSLGCCELGRMIHSLIEKLGLSCDVVVGSALVDMYAKCCEIVDARRAFDARGARNVVSWNAMIVGYGQCGEGKEAMKLLSRMIKFGFKPDELTLASILSSCAHIAATNETTQVHGYAVKMGFQDFVSIGNALIIAYAKNGFIDDAFSSFCLITGPDLVTWSSMVSSYAYHGLPSDAIDLFEKMLREGIRPDGVALLGVLSACSHAGLVEEGLRYFASMRNEYQISLNSEHYTCLVDLLGRANQLEVAYSVLSNMCLKPDADVLGAFIGACKVHGNTRLAKWAAEKLFKLQPSEPVNYKLMSNIYSSTGQWEDVATVRSTMRTKCCTNMPGFSWIEIGGTVRSFVSNDVSYVQASEIRKMLRVLVTLMKKASMIDEILMDHDLAVM; encoded by the coding sequence ATGCTCAAATCAAAGATACAAAACCATCATCTCACCGCCATGCtgtccatctccatctccctctcctctgcATGCTcactgtttgatgaaatgccccAGAGACCAAAAACACCTCCTAACAAAATGGCCCAACAATTTCATTCCCCTATGGTTCATGCCAAAGATTACAATGTCCCTTCACTCTCACACAATCTCTCAAGCAAGTTCTCTTCTACAATGTTACCGCTGAAACGCCGAGCTATACTACATCTCCTTCGTTCTCGCATCAGAGAAAACGATATCCTAACGGCGATGCAATTGCACTCTCCTGTGTTGAAATACGGGTACTCGTCGGATGTTTACGTAGCAAGCGTGCTCGTGGATGCGTATGCGAAATGTGGGTTTGTTGAGGATGCCCACAAGGTGTTTGTTGATATCTCTGTGAGAGACTTGGTGCTGTGGAATGTGATGGTGTCTTGCTATGCCTTGAATGGTCTTGGTGAAGAATCTCTTAAGGTGTTTGTGTTGATGAGATTAAAGGGATTTTTCGGTGATGGGTTTACCTTTAGTAGCTTGCTCAGTGCTTGTAGCTCCTTGGGTTGTTGTGAACTAGGAAGGATGATTCATAGTCTTATTGAAAAGTTGGGTCTTAGTTGTGATGTAGTTGTTGGTAGCGCACTAGTTGATATGTATGCAAAATGCTGTGAGATCGTTGATGCTCGCAGGGCCTTTGATGCTAGGGGTGCTCGGAATGTTGTCTCGTGGAACGCAATGATTGTTGGTTACGGGCAATGTGGCGAAGGTAAAGAGGCTATGAAGCTTCTTAGTCGGATGATCAAATTCGGATTTAAGCCTGATGAACTCACACTCGCTAGTATTCTTAGCTCTTGCGCCCATATAGCGGCGACCAATGAGACTACTCAAGTCCACGGTTATGCGGTTAAAATGGGTTTCCAAGATTTCGTGTCGATAGGAAATGCTCTTATTATTGCTTACGCCAAGAATGGTTTCATAGATGATGCATTTAGCTCCTTTTGTTTGATCACTGGGCCTGACTTGGTTACATGGTCATCAATGGTTTCTTCTTATGCATACCATGGACTTCCTTCCGATGCAATTGATCTGTTCGAGAAAATGTTGCGAGAAGGAATAAGGCCGGACGGAGTCGCCCTTTTAGGGGTTCTCTCTGCTTGTAGTCATGCAGGGCTTGTGGAAGAAGGGTTGAGATATTTTGCTTCTATGAGAAATGAATATCAAATTAGTCTGAATTCGGAGCATTATACTTGTTTGGTTGATTTGCTAGGTAGAGCTAATCAACTTGAGGTTGCCTACAGTGTTCTAAGTAATATGTGCTTGAAACCTGATGCTGATGTGCTTGGAGCttttattggtgcttgtaaagtTCACGGCAACACTCGGTTGGCGAAATGGGCTGCGGAAAAGCTTTTCAAGTTACAACCAAGTGAGCCAGTGAATTACAAACTCATGTCCAATATCTACTCATCTACGGGACAATGGGAGGATGTTGCGACGGTGAGAAGCACGATGAGGACTAAATGTTGTACCAACATGCCGGGTTTTAGTTGGATAGAGATCGGTGGAACGGTTCGCTCCTTCGTCTCCAATGACGTTTCGTATGTGCAGGCATCAGAGATTCGTAAAATGTTGAGAGTGCTTGTTACACTGATGAAGAAAGCTAGCATGattgatgaaattttgatggatCATGATCTAGCAGTTATGTAA